GCGGTCTGTTCTACATATGAGTGCTCAAAGAGGCAGCAGAAGCAGTTTTGGAACAGTATTCGGGAAGTCAGTTGGACAGAGACCCGTCAATTGAAGCCACCATGATCTATGCCGGCGTCTAGGTAAAGAGGTGTATTTAGGTAGACTAATCGGTTAGGCCAATCAATAAACCCACCTAGGAGGACTAGCGAAAAACTATAATCAATCAGTTCATCCGATAATACATGCTTACTTATGCCACGTATTCGGAGGCTGGCGGCGTTGGAAAGACAACACTTGCTGCATCACTCGCTGACGAACACACCCGCGTCGGTCGCAACGTCCTGACAGTCGACCTTGATCCACAGTACGGATCGCTGACTCACTTACTCGGCGTCGATGCCCCACGCGACGATGGCGACGCAGACAACTTGGCTCGCCATTTGATCGACCGGCCGAAAGGAGACTTCAACGAGCTCATCCTCGAGACTGATTTCGGATTCGATGTCGTCCCAAGCCACAACATGATGGAGCGACTCGGTGATCTCCTGACTCGAGCCGAGCAGATGGCCGCCGATCTCGACGAGGACTTTGATCCAACCGACCAGCTGCGACGTGTCCTCCTCGAAGCTGGCGTCCCCAGCGAGTATGACACAATCATCATCGATCCGCCAGCAACTGCGGGACCACACCTCTACAACGCAGTTAACGCGACGCGATCGCTAGTGATCCCGATCGAGCCGACGGGGAAAGGGATGCAAAGTATCTACGGCCTCGAAGAGCTCGTCGACGGCCTTGAAGGCACCATCTCGAACGGCGATGAGCAGGTCGAGATCGGAGTCCTCGCGGGAGTCCCGAACGGCATCGGTCGAACAAGTGACCAACAGGAGTACCTCGAGGAAATCCGTAACCGCGGCTATCCAGCACCGGTCGCGATTCGTACTCGGGAGTCGCTATTCCAAGGCTGCTGGAAAGAGCAGTGTACTCCTCGCTACTACGTTGAGCACCACCGTGATCGGAAACGCGACCATGAGATGGAGACGCTCGAGAAGTTAGAGCAACTGGCTGCAGAGATCACAGAGGTCGGTGAACGATGAAGAAAGGAGCTGGCAGCGATCCGTTTAGCGATAACGTCGACGACACGGATGACCAGAACGAGGAGGACGTCGACGACGTTGTCGATAATGCCCTCAAAGAGGAACCCGAGGACGAAATAATCACTGACGATGCCGCTATCGAGGAAGTAGTCGAGACTGCTAACGATGGAGTCGTGCCAGAGCTTCCTCAATCAGGCCGTGATGATGGCGGTGTTCCTTGGGTCTATACGCGGGATAACGTCAAACAGGACCGAGATATGGTCCAGTTCTATCTTCGCAGCAGCGTCCAAGATGTCGAGGGGAAACTCGTTGGCGCGGTCGAAGACGAACTCGGGACCAATGTCTCGAAGACGGACGTTCGAGAGGCTGCGTATGTCGCTGCGATGCGGCGGCCAGAGATCGTTGCTGAGGAACTCGAACGCTGGGGCTTCGAGACCGAGTGAGGTTCTCGAGGACTGAACGGACACCCCCCATATTTCATGAGTGTTTGAGAGTGCGTTATTTTGGAGGAAATAAATTAGTACTGTGAATCAATAACGTTCAAAGAATATAGAGTTCGACGCCCCCCTCCCCCCACTTTTCACGAGAGTTCGAAACAAGTGGGACGGCCAAAGAAATTGTCTGTGCTTCTCATAGAGTAAGTATCTAATGAATAGAAAGATTCTATGTCTAGTGCGGTTCTGGTTTTTTACATAGACACTTATAATTTTCTCTATTCAATACTCTCGGTCTCAGTCTTACCCATAGGCTTGATATCAAAAACACTCGTGAAAAGTGGGGGGAGGGGGTTGGGATGCCGACCGACAAATGAGACGAATGAAGCTCATGAAACTCGTGAACTAGTGGTTTTATTATTCCTAGTTTGAATGTTGCTTGTAATGGGACTCGAGCCATTCACTCGTGACTCGACTATCTTTCGCGACGAGAATGTCCTTCGCGATAGTTACACCCCGCAGACGCTAATTGAGCGAGATGATGAGTTAATGGCCTATCAATCCGCTCTTCGGCCTGTTGTGAACGGTGCACAACCAAAGAACCTCTTCCTCTATGGCCAAACCGGTGTTGGGAAAACGCTCGCAACGAAGTTGGTCCTTGAACGTCTTTCCACCGATCTCGAGCCAATGGATGATGTCGATTTACACACCGTCTTTCTCAACTGTAAATCTCTTTCCTCGAGTTATCAAGTCGCTGCAAATCTTGTAAATGAATTTCGCGAACCCGACGACAAGATCAAGACCACTGGCTACCCCTCGGGTATGATCAATCAAATGCTCTGGGACCATCTAAACGATCTCGAGGCAACCCACTGTTTGATTGTCTTGGATGAAGTTGATTCGATTGGTAACGACGACGACATTCTCTACCAGGTTCCTCGGGCAAACGACAACAATCTAGTCGAAAATACTCAGGTCGGTGTTATCGGTATCTCGAATGATTTCACCTTCCGAGATAATCTCTCGGCTCGAGTGAAGGATTCGCTATGCGATGAGGAGATTCTGTTTTCTCCTTACGACGCAAACCAGCTTCGGCGAATTCTGGAACAACGATCCGAACAAGCGTTTCACGATGATGTCCTCGTGCCTTGTTGAACGCAAGACGGCATCGGGGTGGGGTTGCTGATCTACAATTTCACGACGTTAGAGACGGCTTTTCGACCTCAGAAGATGCAGTAGCTGTCAGTCACAGCGATTGCTGATGAGTCAAAACTATGGTACCTTGCTCCGTTGTTCCGGTGACGACGGCGATGCCTCTCCCGGATACGTCCGGAAAAGGGGAGCAGGCGGCGAGCCCTAACTCGCCGCCTGCGTTAGGTTATGCACGATGCACTTGCGAGTTAGCTCCCGGAACTGGCCGTGCCAGCTCCGGGAGCGGAGCTTCTCGCCGTCGTCTTGCTTCAACTGCGAGAAGCCGGTTTCACTCATCCAGCGCTGGTTGTAGTCATCGTTCATTCGTGCGTTGTGGGCCTTCTGCAACGGTGTCTGCTCCCTGTGCTTGATCAACGGTCGCGTTGACTCGGAGCGACACTCCTCACGGAGGTCGCTCCACGAGTAGTTCGCGTCAGCAGACAACACACGCAGGTCTTCCGCGTTCCGGCGGAAGACCTGCATCCCGATGTGGCCGTCCCAGGCCTTCTGCGTCGTAAAATGAACGTCCTTGATCGCCAGTGAGTTCACGTCGATCAAGATCGTTGTCTTCATCGACTGGAATGAGTAGTTCGCTCGGTCGCGGTAGTGGTAGCTGGTTTGATCGCGCTGGAAGCCACTTGCATCAATCGCAGCTTCACCACTCCAGCCCGCCTGCTCCGCCGAAGCGCGGAGCAGGCGGCGCAGTTCACGCATCTGATACTCCTGCTCCCACCGACAGAACGAGCTGTAGTGCGGTGCCTCGTCGAGATCGAACACAGCAAGAACACCTGGCATCTCGTTGAGGTAGTCTTCAGTCTCACGGAGGCTCTTCTCCAGTTCGACGCGGAACAGAATTAACGCGATCTGTGTCCACTTGGCGTACCCGTCCGCGCCATCCGGCGCGGCGGGTACGTCCGGATCGTCAACGTGCTGTTTGGCAAGGTCTCGACACATTCGCGCTAGTCGTCTGAGCGATGCCATATCGCCAGACGGCGTCCATTTCCCGGTTAATCTGACGGAACCTTCCTGTGAGAACGTCTGAAGTTGCCGTCAATCGGCGGCAAAACAAGGCATGTCCTCGACGAGAACGTAATCCCGCTGGCCGCCGCATTCGCCGGCCAGAGTAGCGGATCTGCACGGCAGGCGCTTCTCCGACTCTATAAAGCAGGGGATATCGCTCGCGACGAAGGTGCAGAAATGGTAACTGAGCGCCATGTTCGAGAGGCCGATCGAGCAGTTGAACGCGATAAGGTGTGGGAAGAGTTGTTGCGAGTACCGACGCACTCGAAGCTCACATTATACGCGCTATTGACGCTTGAGACCGAAAATAAACTCCCCGCAAAGCGCTCCGCGATTTACAAACGGTATCGGATCGCGGCGGATCGGATCGGTATTGACCCTCGTACTGATCGGACGGTCCATGACCGACTCTCGCAGTTGACATTAAAAGGGTTTCTTGATGTTGAAGAAAAGAACAAAGGGCCGAAAGGCGGATCATATTACCAATATCAGTTTTCAATTCGGCCAGAACTGGTTACTGAAGCTCTTTCTGAGGATTCCCGAGTTAGTGAACTATTCGACTAACCGCACCTAGCCATCGCGTTTGAGGTGGTACCTGGAATCCATAGACTCAACCCGATTGGCCCCTTCGAACTACACACCGAATGCGGATCGATTTCGACGACGGGACACTCGTGCTCCAAGATGCGCCTGCCGAGGTCCCCTTTGCGGAGTGGGACGATCGCATTGATGAGTACCGCGTGCAGGCCTATCGGTATCGGAAACTTCTCGAGTGGGCTGGTGGCTGGTCCGACAGCAACGGACAGACAACACTCCAAGATGCATTACCACGTTCTATATCTCTCCACGATGCTGCCCGAAGCTATCCAGAACTCGATCTGACACCGGCGCTCCACATCGAACCGCGTGACTACCAGCAGGCCGCCCTCGACGCCTGGATCGACCACAGCCGTCGAGGGAGTGTTGTTCTCCCGACTGGCAGCGGGAAGACCTTTCTTGGACTGCAGGCAATCGCTGACGCCGGCGTGAGTGCGCTTGTCGTGACACCGACGATTGACCTGATGAATCAGTGGCACGCCACACTCACCAACGCCTTTAGCGATCAAATCACAGAGCCGATCGGCGTTCTCGGCGGCGGCAGCCACGAAGTCACCGCGATTACCGTCACCACCTACGATAGCGCCTATCGCTACATCAACGAATACGGCGACCAGTTCGGCTTACTCGTCGTCGACGAAGAACATCACCTGCCAGCGCCGACATACCGGCAGATTCCCGAGATGACGATTGCACCGTATCGGTTGGGACTGACTGCTACCTACGAACGGCCTGACGGAAAGCATGAGCTCCTCGAGGATCTCATCGGTCCGGTTGTTTATGAAGAGGCTGTCGACGAACTTGCTGGCGAGTACCTCAGCGAGTACGAAACCATCCACATGTCTGTCGAGCTCACGCCAGAGGAACGGGAGACATACGACGAGGAGTACCAGATCTATCGCGACTTCGTCGATAGCCACGAGTTTGATCTCTGGAAAGAGGAGGGTTATCAGGAGTTCCTCAAACGGACGTCCTACGATCCGAAGGGACGGCGGGCACTCATCGCCAAGCAGCGCGCCGAACGCATCGCCCGAACGGCAGAGAAAAAACTCGAGACGCTCGACAACCTGCTCAAACGCCACCACGACGACCGCGCGATCATCTTCACTGCGAACAATGACTTCGCCTACGAAATCTCTCAGGAATTTATCGTCCCCTGCATCACCCATCAAACGAAGACGGACGAGCGCACCGAGATTCTCGAGCGGTTTCGGACTGGCGAGTACTCGATGCTGGCAACGTCACAGGTGCTCGACGAGGGGATTGACGTTCCCGCTGCGAACGTGGGGATCATCTTGTCGGGAAGCGCTTCGAAGCGGCAGTATGCCCAGCGGCTTGGACGCATCCTCCGGCCGACAGATGACCGCCAACCGGCCCGACTCTATGAGATCATCACGGCAGATACGATGGAAACGTACGTGTCCCAACAGCGCCGACAGGGGGTGACGACGAATGTTGACGGCTGATCTGGCTCGCTCTCGTACCACCGGCGATGCGATCAAGCCGCTGTTTATCGATCCAACGGACGAGAACTATCGAGAGACGGCACGCGAACTCATTGCGCTGTTCGATGCCCATCTCGGTGAGCCGAAAGGCGATCTCGAAGACGCGATCGACGAACTCACTGTAGCGGATACCGACTACAAGATCGTCCAGGGACTGGCGAAACTGTTTCTCGACGAGTGTGAGTTCGAAGTCATGTCTCCAGTTGAGCCTCATGAGATCCGCCAGCACTTGTTCGAGAAAGCGAACGAGCGGTATCCGGTTGTTCGCCAGCCTACGCTCGGTGACGACACACAGAGGATCGAGGTGTATAGTGCAGTTGCTGATGAGTTGGGTATCACACTCGAAGCATGCTACCGCGGGATGTATGCTGACCTCGAGGAAAACAAACGACTTGTCCAGATCGGCACACGGACCGCTGACCAGTATGCCGGTGCTGGCGAGCAATCGACTACGACCACGACACTGACTGGCAGTAGCGATGGCGAGTACGAACACACTGACCTGACGGTCGACTGGCTGGTCACTCGCTACAATCTTGCGCTCGCCCAGGCAGTCCTCTACGATGCGACCGAGATGCGAATCCGTGTCTGGGATCATTTCGGGACGGTATTCAGCTACGTCAAACTCTTCGGACTGATGCATCGGATCTATCCGATCGATTCTGATGGCAAGCGTGTCGAACGAACTGACCGTGCCGATGGCTACGAGGCCATACTTGACGGGCCAGCGTCGTTGTTCTCTCAATCGCAAAAGTACGGCATCCGGTTGGCGAACTTTCTGCCAGCATTGCCCCTCTGTGACCGCTGGGAGATGACTGCCACAGTACTTATTGATGAGACAGCGGGTGAGACACGGCAACTCAGGCTGGACGACACTGACGAACTCGATTCACACTACAGTACTGGCAAGCGGTTCGATAGCGATCTTGAGCAGACACTCGCCCAGAAATGGGAGCGAGCGACCACGGACTGGGAGTTACTACGCGAAAACGATGTGTTTGACCTCGGTGATGAGGTGATGATCCCCGATTTCGCGATCGAGCATCCGGACGGTCGGCGAGCGATTCTCGAGATCATCGGATTCTGGACACCCGAATATCTCGAGTCGAAGCTGAAGAAAATACGCCAGGCAGATGCTGAGAATCTCCTTGTCGCAGTCTCTGAACAGTTAGACTGCTCGAATGATGACTTCGGTGAAACGAGCGAGCGGGTGCTCTGGTTCAAAACTGGGATTCACGTCTATGACCTGGTTGAACTGGCAGAAGAGTATTCGATTTGAGAACGGAACTCTCCAGACGAGTTCACGACTCAACACCACTATGTCCGCAGTAATATCAGAATCAGGCTCAGGTGTACCGTTCGAGCGTCGTGTCTTCAGTAAAGATATCGGCTATTGACTCATGTATACCGACCTCTGTGATAGTCTCATCAAGTGCATTAAGAATCATGTTGATATCCATATCAACAGAATATTCTCGATAAGTTCCACCACGCCGTCCTTCATTTCGTTCGACAGCGGAGATGATTCCTAACATAGAGAGTTCACCGAGATGGTCGCGCATCCGACGAGGAACAAGCGGATCAACCCCAATCTGTTTGGCAAAGCTGGTGTATCTGGGCCGAATATCTCGAGACCGAACTGGTGTCTCCTCCTCCTCTTTGTCAAGTGTGATGAGTGCATAGAGAACGAGATGACCGTGTTGAGTCAATCCGGAGATTCCTTCGCGAATTCGTCCTCGCTCAAGTTCATTTCTAGCATCTCGGACAAGATCTTCTGTAATCGTCTTGGTATCACGGTCTCGTGCAAGATCACCAGTTTTCATCAAAAGATCCAATGACTGGCGGGCGTCACCGGCGTCTTTAGCACCGTATGCAGCACAGAGTTCAATAACACCGTCAGTGAGAACACCATCATAGAAGGCTACGTCTGCGCGCTGACGAAGGATCTGGATGAGTTCCTGGGCATCATATGCCGGGAACTGTATCTCTTCCTCACACAGGGAACTCTTGACTTTCGGCGAGAGAT
This genomic window from Natribaculum luteum contains:
- a CDS encoding ParA family protein — translated: MLTYATYSEAGGVGKTTLAASLADEHTRVGRNVLTVDLDPQYGSLTHLLGVDAPRDDGDADNLARHLIDRPKGDFNELILETDFGFDVVPSHNMMERLGDLLTRAEQMAADLDEDFDPTDQLRRVLLEAGVPSEYDTIIIDPPATAGPHLYNAVNATRSLVIPIEPTGKGMQSIYGLEELVDGLEGTISNGDEQVEIGVLAGVPNGIGRTSDQQEYLEEIRNRGYPAPVAIRTRESLFQGCWKEQCTPRYYVEHHRDRKRDHEMETLEKLEQLAAEITEVGER
- a CDS encoding DEAD/DEAH box helicase family protein, translated to MRIDFDDGTLVLQDAPAEVPFAEWDDRIDEYRVQAYRYRKLLEWAGGWSDSNGQTTLQDALPRSISLHDAARSYPELDLTPALHIEPRDYQQAALDAWIDHSRRGSVVLPTGSGKTFLGLQAIADAGVSALVVTPTIDLMNQWHATLTNAFSDQITEPIGVLGGGSHEVTAITVTTYDSAYRYINEYGDQFGLLVVDEEHHLPAPTYRQIPEMTIAPYRLGLTATYERPDGKHELLEDLIGPVVYEEAVDELAGEYLSEYETIHMSVELTPEERETYDEEYQIYRDFVDSHEFDLWKEEGYQEFLKRTSYDPKGRRALIAKQRAERIARTAEKKLETLDNLLKRHHDDRAIIFTANNDFAYEISQEFIVPCITHQTKTDERTEILERFRTGEYSMLATSQVLDEGIDVPAANVGIILSGSASKRQYAQRLGRILRPTDDRQPARLYEIITADTMETYVSQQRRQGVTTNVDG
- a CDS encoding IS5 family transposase; this encodes MASLRRLARMCRDLAKQHVDDPDVPAAPDGADGYAKWTQIALILFRVELEKSLRETEDYLNEMPGVLAVFDLDEAPHYSSFCRWEQEYQMRELRRLLRASAEQAGWSGEAAIDASGFQRDQTSYHYRDRANYSFQSMKTTILIDVNSLAIKDVHFTTQKAWDGHIGMQVFRRNAEDLRVLSADANYSWSDLREECRSESTRPLIKHREQTPLQKAHNARMNDDYNQRWMSETGFSQLKQDDGEKLRSRSWHGQFRELTRKCIVHNLTQAAS
- a CDS encoding DUF790 family protein is translated as MLTADLARSRTTGDAIKPLFIDPTDENYRETARELIALFDAHLGEPKGDLEDAIDELTVADTDYKIVQGLAKLFLDECEFEVMSPVEPHEIRQHLFEKANERYPVVRQPTLGDDTQRIEVYSAVADELGITLEACYRGMYADLEENKRLVQIGTRTADQYAGAGEQSTTTTTLTGSSDGEYEHTDLTVDWLVTRYNLALAQAVLYDATEMRIRVWDHFGTVFSYVKLFGLMHRIYPIDSDGKRVERTDRADGYEAILDGPASLFSQSQKYGIRLANFLPALPLCDRWEMTATVLIDETAGETRQLRLDDTDELDSHYSTGKRFDSDLEQTLAQKWERATTDWELLRENDVFDLGDEVMIPDFAIEHPDGRRAILEIIGFWTPEYLESKLKKIRQADAENLLVAVSEQLDCSNDDFGETSERVLWFKTGIHVYDLVELAEEYSI
- a CDS encoding Cdc6/Cdc18 family protein, yielding MPSIGGKTRHVLDENVIPLAAAFAGQSSGSARQALLRLYKAGDIARDEGAEMVTERHVREADRAVERDKVWEELLRVPTHSKLTLYALLTLETENKLPAKRSAIYKRYRIAADRIGIDPRTDRTVHDRLSQLTLKGFLDVEEKNKGPKGGSYYQYQFSIRPELVTEALSEDSRVSELFD
- a CDS encoding orc1/cdc6 family replication initiation protein; the encoded protein is MGGMFERDLDIYRNRDALREDYQPDTLVGRDEELERYKTALQPVINGEQPNNIFLYGKTGVGKTAGTRFLLDHLIDDAAQYDDIKLTVKMLNCDGLSSSYQIATRLVNKFRDESNQISTTGYPRSTVYDMLWEELDKCGGTILIVLDEVDHINDDSILYQLPRARANGNLSKAKIGIIGISNDFSFRDNLSPKVKSSLCEEEIQFPAYDAQELIQILRQRADVAFYDGVLTDGVIELCAAYGAKDAGDARQSLDLLMKTGDLARDRDTKTITEDLVRDARNELERGRIREGISGLTQHGHLVLYALITLDKEEEETPVRSRDIRPRYTSFAKQIGVDPLVPRRMRDHLGELSMLGIISAVERNEGRRGGTYREYSVDMDINMILNALDETITEVGIHESIADIFTEDTTLERYT